From Acidobacteriota bacterium, one genomic window encodes:
- a CDS encoding DUF839 domain-containing protein — MNSSRRSFLKASGACTMGFLGLRSLTGKGFSKPLPKPTAPAGYGDLQPDPEGVIELPAGFTYRILSEVGELMDDGYRVPGLHDGMAAFPGPSGSTILVRNHELGIDHQTIGAFGPINQLLKAADRQKLYDAGQGRRPCLGGTTTVVYNTRQMRLEKHFLSLGGTVRNCAGGPTPWGSWITCEETIQREEGLYARDHGYNFEVPATSEVGLTPAVPLKAMGRFVHEAVAVDPNSGIVYETEDRGDGLLYRFIPNKPGELTAGGRLQVLKVKGKPGLDTRNWNARKVLPGHVFEVEWAEIDDVESPNDDLRYRGFEDLGAARFARGEGMWWDKGWIYFVCTNGGLNQKGQVWRYAPSSEEGKPGEKNSPGKLELFIEPNDGNLVENADNLTVAPWGDLVLCEDGSGEQFLVGVTPRGDLYKLGRNVFNNSEFAGSTFSPDGTTLFANIQNPGITLAITGPWQGKKS, encoded by the coding sequence ATGAATTCCTCACGACGATCGTTTCTGAAAGCGTCCGGGGCCTGCACCATGGGCTTTCTGGGGCTTCGTTCTCTTACCGGCAAGGGGTTTTCGAAGCCCCTTCCCAAACCCACGGCTCCCGCGGGTTATGGAGATCTGCAGCCCGACCCGGAGGGAGTGATCGAACTCCCCGCGGGCTTCACCTATCGGATCCTTTCCGAGGTGGGAGAGTTGATGGACGACGGCTACAGAGTGCCGGGTCTGCATGACGGGATGGCTGCCTTTCCGGGTCCGTCAGGGAGCACGATTCTGGTCCGGAATCACGAGCTGGGCATCGATCATCAGACCATCGGAGCCTTTGGCCCCATCAACCAGTTGCTCAAGGCCGCAGACCGGCAGAAACTGTACGACGCCGGTCAAGGGAGGAGGCCCTGCCTGGGAGGAACCACCACCGTGGTCTACAACACTCGCCAGATGCGCCTGGAAAAGCACTTCCTGAGCCTGGGCGGAACGGTTCGCAACTGCGCGGGGGGGCCGACTCCCTGGGGAAGCTGGATCACCTGCGAGGAGACGATTCAGAGGGAGGAAGGACTCTACGCCAGGGACCACGGCTACAACTTCGAAGTGCCGGCCACCAGCGAAGTCGGGTTGACTCCCGCAGTTCCCCTGAAAGCCATGGGACGCTTCGTGCATGAAGCCGTCGCCGTCGATCCCAATTCCGGGATCGTCTATGAAACCGAGGACCGGGGTGACGGGCTCCTGTACCGCTTCATCCCGAACAAACCCGGTGAACTGACAGCCGGCGGACGTCTACAGGTATTGAAAGTGAAGGGGAAACCCGGTCTCGACACCCGCAACTGGAACGCGCGCAAGGTGCTGCCGGGTCATGTGTTCGAGGTGGAGTGGGCTGAAATCGATGACGTGGAGTCCCCCAACGACGATCTGCGCTATCGGGGTTTCGAAGACCTGGGCGCGGCCCGCTTCGCCCGGGGCGAAGGCATGTGGTGGGACAAGGGATGGATCTATTTCGTCTGCACCAACGGCGGTCTGAACCAGAAGGGGCAGGTGTGGCGATACGCCCCCAGTTCCGAGGAAGGAAAACCCGGCGAGAAAAACAGCCCCGGCAAGCTGGAACTCTTCATTGAGCCCAACGACGGCAATTTGGTCGAGAACGCCGACAACCTCACGGTTGCGCCCTGGGGGGACCTGGTTTTGTGCGAGGATGGATCGGGCGAGCAATTCCTGGTCGGGGTGACGCCGAGGGGCGATCTCTACAAGCTCGGCCGCAACGTATTCAACAACTCCGAGTTTGCCGGTTCGACCTTTTCACCCGACGGAACCACCCTCTTCGCCAACATCCAGAATCCGGGCATCACCCTGGCCATCACGGGTCCCTGGCAAGGAAAGAAGAGTTAG
- a CDS encoding serine hydrolase, which produces MSSPVTPNGIDKKWVSDTLNRLGLDAKIGQLIMPAIRGTHLNEAGDEYKRLQRQARQGRVGGFILFEGDIYESAVLINRLQSQAPIPLLIGSDFERGAAFRIRNTLPLPWNMAVGATRSEQWAYRQGRITAREARALGVNWIFAPVVDVNNNPANPVINIRAYGEDPQMVGRLGAAFVAGAQRAGVLATAKHFPGHGDTEVDSHLSLPVITAQRPRLERIEWAPFREAIGAGVMTVMTAHIAVPALESDLRRPATLSAAILEQVLRNELGFQGLVVSDSMKMKGLTRGYWSGEAAVQALEAGVDVLLDPPDAQVVFGALLEAVKTGRLSEARVDRSVERILQAKAWLGLSRRKRTDLRQLARRINAPALRQQVQDLADASVTLVKDDPSQVPLDVRGIRSGHLIVVSTRPSPGAAADLEGCLRTRLDSLEVDRLSSDAARSLLDQVRNRAGKADLCMVALHVPLVTGTGRLGLSPLLADWLGGLVRVKPSTLLISLGDPYLIRQLSFFPTYLCTFSHVSTSQRAAVKALFGEIRLAGRLPVSIPGTAERDTGLQRDALPMVLEKARADASNPPQRGIRTLRTELQRLVRRFIDLQAFPGASLAVGYREKLLVCRGYGRLDYTSTSPAANSNSVYDLASLTKVVCTTTLVMQAIERGIIDLDDRLERFFPEFRAGNKRQVALKHLLSHSSGLPAHVPLYKHAGGKEDILRRILETPLEYPTGSRSLYSDLGFILLGAVVERACGDSLDKLAQDQIFRPLGMRRTCFLPPSDWRPRVAPTEMDPWRKRLLRGEVHDENACAMGGVAAHAGLFGTAGDLAVFCQSLLNGGVYNHRRILKRNTLEIFTQPQADPRDSSRALGWDTPSPNSSAGDKLSRQSYGHTGFTGTSLWIDPRRRLFIVFLTNRVHPTRNNTAIQSARREVADTVAEAVDQWEIMQAEDAGRDGT; this is translated from the coding sequence ATGTCCTCACCTGTCACACCTAATGGAATTGATAAGAAATGGGTTAGTGACACACTGAACCGACTCGGCCTGGACGCCAAGATCGGCCAACTGATCATGCCGGCCATCCGCGGAACTCACCTCAACGAAGCCGGCGACGAATACAAACGGCTGCAGCGCCAGGCCCGACAAGGCCGGGTAGGCGGTTTCATTCTCTTCGAGGGAGACATCTACGAGTCAGCCGTCCTCATCAACCGACTGCAGTCCCAGGCACCCATTCCCCTGCTGATCGGATCCGACTTCGAACGGGGGGCCGCCTTCCGCATTCGCAACACCCTTCCCCTGCCCTGGAACATGGCCGTGGGAGCCACCCGATCGGAGCAATGGGCCTACCGGCAGGGACGCATCACCGCCCGGGAAGCTCGAGCCCTGGGGGTCAACTGGATTTTTGCCCCGGTGGTGGATGTCAACAACAATCCTGCCAATCCGGTCATCAACATCCGTGCCTATGGAGAGGACCCGCAAATGGTGGGTCGGCTGGGCGCGGCGTTCGTGGCCGGAGCCCAGCGGGCCGGCGTTCTGGCGACGGCCAAACACTTTCCCGGCCATGGCGACACCGAGGTGGATTCCCATCTGTCCCTACCGGTGATTACCGCTCAACGTCCGCGGCTGGAGCGCATCGAGTGGGCGCCCTTTCGGGAGGCGATAGGGGCCGGCGTGATGACGGTCATGACGGCTCACATCGCCGTCCCGGCCCTGGAGTCGGACCTTCGCCGTCCGGCCACGCTTTCAGCGGCGATACTGGAACAGGTCTTGAGGAACGAGTTGGGATTTCAGGGTCTGGTGGTTTCCGACTCCATGAAGATGAAGGGACTGACTCGAGGCTACTGGAGCGGCGAAGCGGCCGTTCAGGCCCTGGAGGCCGGTGTGGATGTCCTGCTGGATCCACCCGACGCCCAGGTCGTCTTCGGCGCGTTGCTGGAGGCAGTAAAGACGGGTCGCCTATCCGAGGCTCGGGTCGACCGCTCGGTTGAGCGCATCCTGCAAGCCAAGGCCTGGCTGGGGCTGAGCCGGCGGAAGCGAACCGACCTGCGGCAGCTCGCTCGAAGAATCAATGCTCCCGCCCTGCGGCAGCAAGTCCAGGACCTGGCCGATGCCTCGGTCACCCTGGTGAAGGACGATCCTTCTCAAGTGCCGCTGGATGTCCGGGGGATCCGCTCGGGACACCTGATCGTCGTTTCCACCAGGCCATCCCCGGGCGCTGCCGCCGATCTGGAGGGTTGCCTCAGGACGCGACTCGATTCGCTGGAAGTGGATCGTCTCTCCTCCGATGCGGCTCGCTCGCTGCTGGACCAGGTCAGGAACAGGGCCGGCAAAGCGGATCTCTGCATGGTGGCCCTGCATGTTCCGCTGGTGACCGGGACCGGCCGGCTGGGGTTGTCGCCGCTCCTGGCGGATTGGTTGGGGGGGCTGGTCCGGGTCAAGCCCTCCACGCTCCTGATTTCCCTGGGCGACCCTTACCTGATTCGGCAACTCTCCTTTTTCCCCACCTATCTCTGCACCTTCAGCCACGTTTCCACTTCTCAGAGGGCGGCAGTCAAGGCTCTCTTCGGAGAGATTCGCCTGGCCGGCCGGCTGCCCGTGTCGATTCCGGGCACAGCCGAACGGGACACCGGCCTCCAGCGCGACGCCTTACCGATGGTCCTGGAAAAGGCCCGTGCGGATGCGTCCAACCCGCCCCAAAGGGGTATCCGGACCTTGCGAACCGAACTGCAGCGGCTTGTCCGGCGCTTCATCGACCTTCAAGCCTTTCCTGGAGCTTCATTGGCCGTAGGCTACCGCGAAAAGCTGCTGGTTTGCCGAGGTTACGGCAGGCTGGACTACACTTCCACCAGTCCTGCGGCAAACTCGAACTCCGTCTATGACCTGGCGTCGCTGACCAAGGTGGTTTGCACCACCACCCTGGTCATGCAGGCCATTGAACGCGGGATCATCGACCTGGACGACCGGCTCGAACGCTTCTTTCCGGAGTTTCGGGCCGGCAACAAACGGCAGGTCGCCCTCAAGCATCTGCTGTCGCACTCCTCCGGGCTACCGGCCCATGTGCCTCTCTACAAACATGCCGGCGGCAAGGAAGATATCCTGCGACGGATCCTGGAAACTCCTCTGGAGTACCCAACCGGCAGCCGGAGCCTCTACAGCGACCTGGGCTTCATTCTGCTGGGGGCGGTGGTGGAAAGAGCTTGTGGAGACAGCCTCGACAAGCTGGCCCAGGATCAGATCTTTCGTCCCCTGGGCATGCGCCGGACCTGTTTTCTCCCCCCTTCCGACTGGAGGCCTCGCGTTGCCCCTACGGAAATGGACCCGTGGAGAAAGCGCTTGCTGAGGGGCGAGGTTCATGATGAAAACGCCTGTGCCATGGGAGGAGTGGCTGCCCACGCCGGTCTTTTCGGCACGGCGGGGGACCTGGCAGTGTTTTGCCAGTCTCTGCTCAACGGCGGCGTCTACAACCATCGCCGCATCCTGAAGCGGAACACCCTGGAAATCTTCACACAACCTCAAGCCGACCCGCGCGACAGCAGCCGTGCCCTGGGTTGGGATACCCCTTCCCCCAACAGTTCCGCCGGCGACAAGCTGTCGCGGCAGTCTTATGGCCATACGGGATTTACCGGAACCTCGTTGTGGATCGACCCCCGGCGCCGGCTCTTCATCGTTTTCCTGACCAACCGGGTGCATCCCACCCGGAACAACACCGCCATCCAGTCGGCCCGCCGTGAAGTTGCCGACACCGTGGCCGAGGCGGTGGACCAATGGGAGATAATGCAGGCGGAAGACGCAGGGAGGGACGGGACATGA